One Siniperca chuatsi isolate FFG_IHB_CAS linkage group LG8, ASM2008510v1, whole genome shotgun sequence DNA segment encodes these proteins:
- the trim105 gene encoding tripartite motif containing 105, whose product MDQSKVRLHWRMRSTRVRLVPKTAAKGSESRWRDVEVFGRTFLRTTDNCGQTWERKLPITMAAAAVATSTKGSLREDLTCAICCDLFREPVMLACMHHFCKPCISRYWRGTQGPVTCPQCRKEFNSKQFQTNYLVAAMVEKVRATTSDTYIKNLQKQLKETLESHRLRKEDFINSVRRDKDKLDTIKKVGADLQAHVKGEFRALHQILHDEETCVLEQLRREQEDELEKVQRHLEAIELAVRELEDNMRALQQASTATENVVLTEFPKLRPCVQVDITPEFDIKAFSNKYLAPLQYITWRKMFKSLKPGPSPLTFDVDTAHPSIYVSRDKTVAVECDVMIPHMDHNKRFLQCVNILAAQGFQSGRYYWEVEVGSKPKWDLGVASEAVGRHTRIKLSPESGYWTLRLRNGNEYSAGTQPWTRLHLGSSPQRFGVFLDCEERRVSFYNADDMRLLYSFTNGPRGKVFPFFSPCISDSSQKPQPIKLLHYPPVALSG is encoded by the exons ATGGACCAATCAAAGGTGCGTTTGCACTGGCGCATGCGCAGTACACGTGTACGTCTTGTTCCCAAAACAGCAGCCAAGGGATCAGAGAGCAGATGGAGGGACGTTGAAGTGTTTGGCCGCACATTTCTCCGAACAACAGACAAC TGTGGACAGACTTGGGAGAGGAAACTACCCATCAccatggctgctgctgctgttgctacaTCTACCAAAGGCAGCCTGAGAGAGGACCTGACATGTGCCATATGCTGTGACCTGTTCCGGGAGCCTGTCATGTTGGCCTGTATGCACCACTTCTGCAAACCCTGCATCTCCAGGTACTGGAGAGGAACACAGGGCCCTGTAACCTGCCCGCAATGCCGCAAAGAGTTCAACTCCAAGCAGTTTCAAACTAACTACCTAGTGGCGGCCATGGTGGAGAAAGTCAGGGCCACCACCTCGGACACTTACATCAAAAACCTACAG AAACAACTGAAAGAGACTTTGGAGAGCCATCGCCTGAGGAAGGAGGACTTCATCAATAGTGTTCgcagagacaaagacaagttGGATACCATAAAG AAAGTCGGGGCAGATCTGCAGGCTCATGTCAAAGGGGAATTCAGAGCTCTCCATCAGATCCTGCACGATGAAGAGACCTGTGTGCTGGAGCAGCtaaggagagagcaggaggatgAGCTGGAGAAAGTCCAGCGCCACCTGGAGGCCATCGAATTAGCCGTGAGGGAGCTGGAGGACAATATGAGAGCGCTACAGCAGGCTAGCACTGCCACTGAAAACGTCgtactgactgag TTCCCAAAGCTGAG ACCATGTGTGCAGGTGGATATTACCCCGGAGTTTGATATAAAAGCTTTCAGTAACAAATACTTGGCCCCGTTACAGTACATCACATGGAGAAAGATGTTCAAGTCTTTGAAGCCAG GTCCTTCCCCATTAACGTTTGATGTTGACACAGCGCACCCGAGCATCTACGTCTCCAGGGACAAAACCGTGGCAGTGGAATGTGACGTCATGATCCCACATATGGACCACAACAAGCGTTTCCTCCAGTGTGTCAACATTCTGGCTGCACAGGGCTTCCAGTCAGGCCGATACTACTGGGAGGTAGAAGTGGGCTCCAAACCCAAGTGGGACCTGGGCGTGGCCTCTGAGGCCGTAGGCAGGCACACTCGGATCAAGCTGAGCCCCGAAAGCGGCTACTGGACGCTGCGGCTGCGTAATGGGAACGAGTACTCCGCCGGCACGCAGCCCTGGACCAGGCTGCACCTTGGCTCTTCCCCTCAGAGGTTCGGGGTGTTCTTGGACTGTGAGGAGCGGAGGGTGTCCTTCTACAACGCCGATGATATGAGGCTGCTCTACTCGTTCACCAACGGGCCGAGGGGCAAGGTGTTCCCCTTCTTCAGCCCGTGCATTAGTGACAGCAGTCAGAAACCTCAGCCTATCAAACTCCTCCACTACCCTCCCGTCGCTCTGTCTGGCTAA
- the npy7r gene encoding neuropeptide Y receptor Y7, protein MSPPDTSNSTSEGEAGETDPLILLNDSMGFHPPGFHTDITKHLGVQITLITAYSLIILLGLLGNALVIYMIIRYRNMRTVTNFFIANLALADLLMNTLCLPFTLVYTLLDEWKFGAVLCHMVPFAQALSVHVSILTLTVIALERYRCIVFHLGRRLTWHSSFLIMAFTWTMSAVLAAPLAIFREYRHEEIPSINLRMAVCSEKWPHGTSRDGVIYSLSMLLLQYIIPLAIISYTYICIWVKLKNHVSPSSRNDSINRRKKTTKMLALVVVVFATCWLPFHVFQLASDLDLVLRFKEYKLIYTVFHIIAMCSTFANPLLYGWMNKNYRNGFLMVFRCEDKPDTFHPEGSFRTRSIRGLTLNGRNGGHPPTAV, encoded by the coding sequence ATGAGTCCACCAGACACATCCAACAGCACAAGCGAAGGGGAAGCTGGTGAAACCGATCCCTTGATTCTACTTAACGACAGCATGGGTTTCCACCCACCTGGTTTCCACACTGACATCACCAAGCACCTTGGAGTCCAGATCACCCTGATCACAGCTTATTCCCTAATAATTCTGCTAGGGCTGCTGGGGAACGCTCTTGTCATCTACATGATTATTCGCTACAGAAACATGCGAACAGTGACCAACTTCTTCATAGCTAACCTGGCCCTGGCAGACCTCCTGATGAACACTCTCTGCTTGCCTTTCACTCTGGTTTACACTCTGCTAGATGAGTGGAAGTTTGGGGCTGTGTTGTGCCACATGGTGCCCTTTGCCCAGGCCCTGAGTGTACACGTATCTATCCTGACCCTGACTGTCATCGCTCTGGAGCGTTACCGCTGCATCGTCTTCCACCTTGGTCGGCGCCTCACGTGGCACTCCAGCTTCCTCATCATGGCGTTCACCTGGACTATGTCTGCTGTCCTGGCAGCACCCCTGGCCATCTTCAGAGAGTACCGCCATGAAGAAATCCCTTCCATAAACCTGCGTATGGCTGTCTGCTCTGAGAAGTGGCCCCACGGGACCAGCAGGGACGGAGTCATCTACAGCCTCTCAATGCTGCTCCTACAGTACATTATTCCTTTAGCCATCATCAGTTACACTTACATCTGCATCTGGGTCAAACTGAAGAATCATGTCAGCCCGTCCAGCCGCAACGACAGCATCAACCGCCGCAAAAAGACCACCAAGATGTTggcactggtggtggtggtgtttgcTACCTGCTGGCTGCCGTTCCATGTGTTTCAGCTGGCCagtgatctggacctggtcctCAGGTTTAAGGAGTACAAACTGATATACACAGTGTTCCATATCATAGCTATGTGTTCGACTTTTGCCAACCCTCTTCTGTATGGGTGGATGAATAAAAACTACAGGAATGGCTTCCTCATGGTCTTCCGTTGTGAAGATAAGCCAGATACTTTCCACCCTGAGGGCTCGTTCAGGACACGCTCCATAAGAGGGCTGACTCTGAATGGTCGTAATGGCGGACACCCTCCGACTGCTGTATGA
- the prelid1a gene encoding PRELI domain containing 1a: MVKYFCCAGLLKSTWDQVCVAFWQRYPNPYSNHVLTEDIIFREVTPTNCLISRRLLTKTSRAPRWMERYLPKHMASSAYIIEDSIVDPQKRTMTTLTWNISHARLMSVEERCEYGINPENGSWTEIKREAWISSNVCGLTRAIQEFGLARFKTSVTKTMKGFEYVLAKMQGETPSRTLAETATERARETAMAAKEKAKDLASHAQKKQYV; the protein is encoded by the exons ATGGTGAAGTATTTCTGCTGTGCAGGGTTGCTCAAAAGCACCTGGGACCAAGTTTGTGTTGCTTTCTGGCAACGATATCCCAACCCTTACAG TAACCATGTTTTGACTGAGGACATCATTTTCCGAGAGGTTACTCCAACCAACTGCCTCATTTCAAGACGTCTGTTGACCAAAACTAGCCGAGCGCCTCGCTGGATGGAGCGGTACCTTCCAAAGCACATGGCCAGCTCAGCATACATCATTGAGGACTCTATTGTGGACCCTCAGAAAAGGACCATGACCACACTCACATGGAACATCAGCCACGCTCGCCTCATG tCTGTGGAAGAGCGGTGCGAGTATGGAATAAACCCTGAGAATGGCAGCTGGACAGAGATAAAAAGAGAAGCTTGGATCTCTTCCAACGTCTGTGGGCTCACTAGAGCTATTCAG GAATTTGGTCTTGCAAGGTTCAAGACCAGTGTTACAAAGACTATGAAAGGCTTTGAATACGTGCTGGCCAAAATGCAAG GCGAAACTCCATCAAGAACCTTAGCAGAAACTGCTACAGAGCGAGCAAGAGAGACAGCAATGGCAGCTAAGGAGAAAGCCAAAGACCTCGCCTCACACGCCCAGAAGAAACAATATGTGTGA
- the mxd3 gene encoding max dimerization protein 3 isoform X3, which yields MEGNVCNIQVLLRAAEFLERREREAEHGYASLLPLSPGHSDKRSKQKSKKISAGGNRSVHNELEKNRRAQLRHCLEQLKRQVPLSSDSMRNTTLNLLRRAQLHIKKLQEQDERAEQLKGRLRWQQRELRVRLEQLQRGTERMRNDSQGSTMSSERSDSDREDVEVDVESIVFDCVDSDGLSITHADADHCYSSMDNAWL from the exons atggaAGGAAACGTTTGCAACATCCAGGTGCTTCTTCGAGCTGCTGAGTTTCTGGAGAGAAGAGAGCGAG AGGCAGAACATGGATATGCTTCACTCCTGCCTCTCAGTCCAGGTCACTCTGATAAGAGAAGCAAACAGAAGAGTAAGAAGATTTCTGCTGGTGGCAATAG GTCAGTTCACAATGAGCTGGAAAAAAACAG ACGAGCTCAGCTGAGGCACTGCCTGGAGCAGCTCAAGAGGCAAGTCCCTCTGTCGTCTGACTCGATGAGGAACACCACCCTCAACCTGCTGAGACGAGCCCAGCTTCACATAAAG AAGCTGCAGGAGCAGGATGAGCGTGCAGAGCAGCTGAAGGGCCGTCTGCgctggcagcagagagagctgCGGGTTCGGCtggagcagctgcagagaggcACGGAGAGGATGAGGAACGACAGTCAGGGGTCGACCATGTCCTCCGAGaggtcagactctgacagag AGGATGTAGAGGTTGATGTGGAAAGCATCGTGTTTGACTGTGTGGACTCTGATGGACTGAGCATTACGCACGCTGATGCAGACCACTGTTACTCCAGCATGGACAATGCCTGGCTATGA
- the mxd3 gene encoding max dimerization protein 3 isoform X4: MEGNVCNIQVLLRAAEFLERREREAEHGYASLLPLSPGHSDKRSKQKSKKISAGGNRRAQLRHCLEQLKRQVPLSSDSMRNTTLNLLRRAQLHIKKLQEQDERAEQLKGRLRWQQRELRVRLEQLQRGTERMRNDSQGSTMSSERSDSDREDVEVDVESIVFDCVDSDGLSITHADADHCYSSMDNAWL, encoded by the exons atggaAGGAAACGTTTGCAACATCCAGGTGCTTCTTCGAGCTGCTGAGTTTCTGGAGAGAAGAGAGCGAG AGGCAGAACATGGATATGCTTCACTCCTGCCTCTCAGTCCAGGTCACTCTGATAAGAGAAGCAAACAGAAGAGTAAGAAGATTTCTGCTGGTGGCAATAG ACGAGCTCAGCTGAGGCACTGCCTGGAGCAGCTCAAGAGGCAAGTCCCTCTGTCGTCTGACTCGATGAGGAACACCACCCTCAACCTGCTGAGACGAGCCCAGCTTCACATAAAG AAGCTGCAGGAGCAGGATGAGCGTGCAGAGCAGCTGAAGGGCCGTCTGCgctggcagcagagagagctgCGGGTTCGGCtggagcagctgcagagaggcACGGAGAGGATGAGGAACGACAGTCAGGGGTCGACCATGTCCTCCGAGaggtcagactctgacagag AGGATGTAGAGGTTGATGTGGAAAGCATCGTGTTTGACTGTGTGGACTCTGATGGACTGAGCATTACGCACGCTGATGCAGACCACTGTTACTCCAGCATGGACAATGCCTGGCTATGA
- the mxd3 gene encoding max dimerization protein 3 isoform X1 produces MEGNVCNIQVLLRAAEFLERRERDYFRAQLRCFISCTEAEHGYASLLPLSPGHSDKRSKQKSKKISAGGNRSVHNELEKNRRAQLRHCLEQLKRQVPLSSDSMRNTTLNLLRRAQLHIKKLQEQDERAEQLKGRLRWQQRELRVRLEQLQRGTERMRNDSQGSTMSSERSDSDREDVEVDVESIVFDCVDSDGLSITHADADHCYSSMDNAWL; encoded by the exons atggaAGGAAACGTTTGCAACATCCAGGTGCTTCTTCGAGCTGCTGAGTTTCTGGAGAGAAGAGAGCGAG ACTATTTTCGAGCACAGCTGCGTTGTTTTATTTCCTGCACAGAGGCAGAACATGGATATGCTTCACTCCTGCCTCTCAGTCCAGGTCACTCTGATAAGAGAAGCAAACAGAAGAGTAAGAAGATTTCTGCTGGTGGCAATAG GTCAGTTCACAATGAGCTGGAAAAAAACAG ACGAGCTCAGCTGAGGCACTGCCTGGAGCAGCTCAAGAGGCAAGTCCCTCTGTCGTCTGACTCGATGAGGAACACCACCCTCAACCTGCTGAGACGAGCCCAGCTTCACATAAAG AAGCTGCAGGAGCAGGATGAGCGTGCAGAGCAGCTGAAGGGCCGTCTGCgctggcagcagagagagctgCGGGTTCGGCtggagcagctgcagagaggcACGGAGAGGATGAGGAACGACAGTCAGGGGTCGACCATGTCCTCCGAGaggtcagactctgacagag AGGATGTAGAGGTTGATGTGGAAAGCATCGTGTTTGACTGTGTGGACTCTGATGGACTGAGCATTACGCACGCTGATGCAGACCACTGTTACTCCAGCATGGACAATGCCTGGCTATGA
- the mxd3 gene encoding max dimerization protein 3 isoform X2, translated as MEGNVCNIQVLLRAAEFLERRERDYFRAQLRCFISCTEAEHGYASLLPLSPGHSDKRSKQKSKKISAGGNRRAQLRHCLEQLKRQVPLSSDSMRNTTLNLLRRAQLHIKKLQEQDERAEQLKGRLRWQQRELRVRLEQLQRGTERMRNDSQGSTMSSERSDSDREDVEVDVESIVFDCVDSDGLSITHADADHCYSSMDNAWL; from the exons atggaAGGAAACGTTTGCAACATCCAGGTGCTTCTTCGAGCTGCTGAGTTTCTGGAGAGAAGAGAGCGAG ACTATTTTCGAGCACAGCTGCGTTGTTTTATTTCCTGCACAGAGGCAGAACATGGATATGCTTCACTCCTGCCTCTCAGTCCAGGTCACTCTGATAAGAGAAGCAAACAGAAGAGTAAGAAGATTTCTGCTGGTGGCAATAG ACGAGCTCAGCTGAGGCACTGCCTGGAGCAGCTCAAGAGGCAAGTCCCTCTGTCGTCTGACTCGATGAGGAACACCACCCTCAACCTGCTGAGACGAGCCCAGCTTCACATAAAG AAGCTGCAGGAGCAGGATGAGCGTGCAGAGCAGCTGAAGGGCCGTCTGCgctggcagcagagagagctgCGGGTTCGGCtggagcagctgcagagaggcACGGAGAGGATGAGGAACGACAGTCAGGGGTCGACCATGTCCTCCGAGaggtcagactctgacagag AGGATGTAGAGGTTGATGTGGAAAGCATCGTGTTTGACTGTGTGGACTCTGATGGACTGAGCATTACGCACGCTGATGCAGACCACTGTTACTCCAGCATGGACAATGCCTGGCTATGA